A single region of the Streptomyces sp. AM 4-1-1 genome encodes:
- a CDS encoding DUF3046 domain-containing protein codes for MRLTIFWERMADHFGAEYADSFARDHVMAELGGRTVHEALAAGWEAKDVWRGVCAAVGVPADKR; via the coding sequence ATGCGGTTGACGATTTTCTGGGAGCGGATGGCGGACCACTTCGGTGCGGAGTACGCGGACTCCTTCGCCCGGGACCACGTGATGGCCGAGCTCGGCGGGCGCACGGTGCACGAGGCACTGGCCGCCGGCTGGGAGGCCAAGGACGTCTGGCGAGGTGTGTGCGCGGCGGTCGGCGTTCCGGCCGACAAACGCTGA
- a CDS encoding AI-2E family transporter, with the protein MPRWLPRAMVLALALYACFRLGSWAFDQLIGLLTNILIAFFLALAIEPAVSRMSARGMRRGLATFLVFLVVLLASAGFVVMLGSMLAGQILDMVDEFPKYLDSVINWVNQSFHTELSRVQVQDSLLHSDWLQKYVQNSATGVLDVSTTVLGGLFRLLTIFLFSFYFAADGPRLRRGLCSVLPPARQAEVLRAWEIAVDKTGGYLYSRGLMALVSAVAHYVVLMVLGVPYAPALAMWVGLVSQFIPTIGTYLAGALPMLIAFTVDPWYALWVLGFVVIYQQFENYVLQPKLTARTVDIHPAVAFGSVIAGTALMGAVGALIAIPAVATLQAFLGAYVKRYDVTDDPRVHGGPSGRRGEPAVSRIRRAMRAERGAGGLDGSDGSDGSEGEAADGVNGAGRLDGTGGAGGPDGPVGSGGTGGAAGPAGPDAPGRPGGPAETDGK; encoded by the coding sequence ATGCCCCGCTGGCTGCCGCGTGCGATGGTCCTCGCCCTGGCGCTCTACGCCTGTTTCCGGCTCGGCAGCTGGGCGTTCGATCAGCTCATCGGTTTGCTGACCAACATACTGATCGCCTTCTTCCTGGCGCTCGCCATCGAGCCCGCGGTGAGCCGGATGTCGGCGCGCGGGATGCGCAGGGGGCTCGCGACCTTCCTGGTCTTCCTCGTGGTGCTGCTGGCGTCCGCCGGTTTCGTCGTCATGCTCGGATCGATGCTCGCGGGCCAGATCCTCGACATGGTCGACGAGTTCCCCAAGTACCTCGACTCGGTGATCAACTGGGTCAACCAGTCCTTCCACACCGAACTCTCCCGGGTGCAGGTCCAGGACAGCCTGCTGCACTCCGACTGGCTGCAGAAGTACGTCCAGAACAGCGCGACCGGTGTGCTCGACGTCTCCACCACCGTGCTCGGCGGACTGTTCCGGCTGCTGACGATCTTCCTGTTCTCCTTCTACTTCGCGGCCGACGGACCCCGGCTGCGCCGCGGGCTGTGTTCCGTCCTGCCGCCCGCCCGGCAGGCCGAGGTGCTGCGGGCCTGGGAGATCGCGGTCGACAAGACCGGCGGCTATCTCTACTCACGCGGTCTGATGGCACTCGTCTCCGCTGTGGCGCACTACGTCGTGCTGATGGTCCTCGGTGTGCCGTACGCGCCGGCGCTCGCGATGTGGGTCGGGCTCGTCTCGCAGTTCATCCCCACCATCGGGACGTATCTGGCGGGTGCCCTGCCGATGCTGATCGCCTTCACCGTCGATCCCTGGTACGCCCTGTGGGTGCTCGGCTTCGTCGTCATCTACCAGCAGTTCGAGAACTACGTGCTCCAGCCCAAGCTCACGGCCAGGACGGTGGACATCCATCCGGCGGTCGCCTTCGGTTCCGTGATCGCGGGTACGGCGCTGATGGGCGCCGTCGGGGCCCTGATCGCGATCCCGGCCGTCGCCACGCTCCAGGCGTTCCTGGGGGCCTATGTGAAGCGGTACGACGTGACGGACGATCCCCGCGTGCACGGCGGGCCGAGTGGGCGGCGCGGCGAACCGGCGGTCTCGCGAATCCGCCGTGCGATGCGGGCGGAGCGTGGGGCGGGCGGATTGGACGGATCGGACGGCTCGGACGGATCGGAAGGCGAGGCGGCCGATGGGGTGAACGGCGCCGGGAGGCTGGACGGCACCGGAGGGGCCGGGGGTCCGGATGGTCCGGTGGGCTCGGGGGGTACTGGGGGCGCGGCGGGCCCGGCGGGTCCGGACGCGCCGGGTCGGCCAGGTGGTCCGGCTGAAACGGATGGGAAGTAG